In a single window of the Methanofollis ethanolicus genome:
- a CDS encoding YunC family protein, translated as MDSIPLTIGGKKAEGFVIPLGPANLVFVKTEKGLVGCGAVDVQALETFGYPAAKVRPASGPSIRTVDDILAGTIAAANGPARALGIAEGMSGREALKRL; from the coding sequence ATGGACAGCATACCTCTCACCATCGGTGGGAAAAAGGCCGAGGGCTTTGTGATCCCCCTTGGCCCGGCAAACCTTGTCTTCGTGAAGACGGAGAAGGGCCTCGTGGGTTGTGGAGCCGTCGACGTGCAGGCCCTGGAGACGTTCGGCTATCCGGCGGCGAAGGTGCGGCCGGCATCGGGGCCGTCGATCAGGACTGTCGACGACATCCTTGCCGGGACAATCGCTGCGGCGAACGGTCCGGCCCGGGCCCTCGGGATCGCGGAGGGCATGAGCGGGCGGGAGGCGCTGAAGCGTCTCTGA
- a CDS encoding ABC transporter substrate binding protein — MTGTERPSPTLPRVLICTLLIFLVLITPGAGGDAGETRTVMLLLSYNQGFTWTDDVVAGVVSVLPPDARTDLRIEYMDTKHAAGEAYYDDLAAIYREKYRDSPPDVIIASEEDAYQFLREYKDGLFPGTPVVVTGLNWRPDRPAPERPDVTGVMEDYEISRTIDLALSLHPKTETLVIVNDNISTAGKENALLLREITPAYEDRVNVTVLEGLPFTDVEAALQTLPPESVVLLLTYNTDATGRGYTYDEITARVRAATDVPIYGVWDFYLGKGIVGGYMTRGFVQGETAAEMALAILDGKPVEEIPPVVVRPESAMFDYNELQRFGIPDSALPAGSTVINRPSGTVEVETGTLWTAAVAGFLLLLLLVTLTVTNRRLRTTEERLRKSEERLSTALEATNDGLWDWYIPEGTAYFSPGWYRMLGYEPDEFVPSFSTWEGLIHPEEREMAVAALLAASRGENEIFKAEFRLKTKDGGWKWILGRGRVVEWKDGMSFRMTGLNTDVTARRMADDELALHRRHLADLVAARTADLDHAVEQLKAEIEERKTVEANLATEKERLAVTLRSIADGVIATGTDGRIVLMNRAAEALTGWSQEEAERKDLAVVLRVIDPEIRQAIAGPVHGTGGDAVLLRKDGEERLISSSTAPIRDPEQRVTGSVIVVRDVTAERRAEEELVRAQKLESVGLLAGGIAHDFNNFLMAILANIQFAGDGLAADDERCAYLKDAEAALFRARDLTAQLLTFARGGAPVREARHLTAMITETTAFTLRGSAVRPVFEIEDGLWPVDVDIGQISQVIGNLVLNATQEMPDGGTVTIRAKNTEITDARPSLRPGRYVRIEVADTGEGIDPAHLGQIFDPYFTTKVHGRGLGLPSSLSIVRRHEGTIDVSSTPGEGATFTVYLPASESAPREERKEASQARENGGPRRRVLIMDDEEGIREVMALMLARKGFVVETAADGAAAFERYEEARTRGEPFDAVVLDLTVPGGMGGKETVERLLAIDPGVKAIASSGYSDDPVMASYSEYGFAAALPKPFRVDDLVAVLDEIVDTWE; from the coding sequence GTGACCGGCACGGAGAGACCCTCCCCTACGCTGCCGCGGGTGCTGATCTGCACCCTCCTGATATTTCTTGTCCTGATCACGCCGGGCGCCGGTGGGGATGCCGGCGAGACACGGACTGTGATGCTCCTCCTCTCCTACAACCAGGGTTTTACCTGGACCGACGACGTCGTCGCCGGTGTCGTCTCTGTCCTCCCGCCCGATGCCCGGACAGATCTGCGTATCGAGTACATGGACACGAAGCACGCTGCCGGCGAGGCATATTATGACGACCTTGCGGCCATCTACCGGGAAAAATATCGGGACAGCCCTCCTGACGTCATCATCGCCTCTGAGGAGGACGCCTACCAGTTCCTCAGGGAGTACAAAGATGGCCTCTTCCCCGGGACGCCTGTTGTCGTTACCGGCCTGAACTGGCGACCCGACCGTCCCGCACCCGAGCGCCCTGACGTCACCGGCGTGATGGAGGACTACGAGATCTCGCGCACGATCGACCTCGCCCTCTCTCTCCACCCGAAGACGGAGACCCTCGTCATCGTCAACGATAACATCTCGACCGCAGGGAAGGAGAACGCACTTCTTCTCCGGGAGATCACCCCTGCCTATGAGGACCGGGTGAACGTGACCGTCCTCGAAGGCCTCCCCTTCACCGACGTCGAGGCGGCCCTGCAGACCCTTCCCCCGGAAAGCGTCGTCCTTCTGCTCACCTACAACACCGACGCCACCGGCCGTGGCTACACCTATGACGAGATCACGGCGAGGGTGCGGGCGGCGACAGACGTCCCAATCTACGGCGTCTGGGACTTCTATCTCGGGAAAGGGATCGTCGGCGGCTACATGACCCGGGGCTTTGTGCAGGGGGAAACGGCCGCGGAGATGGCGTTGGCTATCCTTGACGGGAAACCCGTCGAAGAGATCCCGCCAGTGGTGGTGCGGCCGGAGTCGGCAATGTTCGACTATAATGAACTCCAGAGGTTCGGCATCCCCGACTCGGCCCTGCCGGCAGGGAGCACGGTGATCAACCGCCCGTCCGGCACGGTCGAGGTGGAGACCGGGACTCTCTGGACCGCCGCCGTCGCCGGTTTCCTCCTCCTCCTCCTCCTCGTCACTCTCACGGTCACGAACCGCCGGTTGAGGACGACGGAGGAGCGGTTGCGAAAGAGCGAAGAGCGCCTTTCCACCGCGCTTGAGGCGACAAACGACGGCCTGTGGGACTGGTACATCCCGGAAGGCACCGCCTATTTCAGTCCGGGGTGGTACCGCATGCTCGGCTATGAACCCGACGAGTTCGTGCCGTCCTTTTCCACATGGGAGGGGCTTATCCATCCTGAAGAACGGGAAATGGCGGTCGCCGCGCTTCTCGCCGCCAGCCGAGGTGAGAATGAGATCTTCAAGGCCGAGTTCAGGCTGAAGACAAAAGACGGCGGGTGGAAATGGATCCTCGGTCGCGGCCGGGTCGTCGAGTGGAAGGACGGCATGTCCTTCAGGATGACCGGTCTGAACACTGATGTCACCGCCCGCAGGATGGCCGACGACGAACTCGCCCTCCACAGACGGCACCTTGCCGACCTGGTGGCGGCGCGGACCGCCGACCTGGACCATGCCGTCGAACAGTTGAAGGCGGAGATCGAGGAACGCAAGACCGTCGAGGCGAACCTTGCCACCGAGAAGGAACGGCTTGCCGTCACCCTCCGCTCGATCGCCGACGGCGTCATCGCCACCGGCACCGACGGCAGGATCGTCCTGATGAACCGCGCCGCGGAGGCCCTCACCGGGTGGTCACAGGAAGAGGCCGAAAGGAAGGACCTCGCCGTTGTCCTGCGGGTGATCGATCCAGAGATCAGGCAGGCGATTGCCGGCCCGGTTCATGGCACCGGGGGCGACGCTGTTCTCCTCAGAAAGGATGGGGAGGAAAGACTCATATCGAGCTCCACCGCCCCGATCCGTGACCCTGAGCAGCGGGTCACCGGCTCCGTGATCGTCGTCCGCGATGTCACTGCCGAGAGGCGTGCCGAGGAGGAGCTGGTCCGGGCCCAGAAACTCGAGTCCGTCGGTCTCCTTGCCGGCGGGATCGCCCATGACTTCAACAACTTCCTGATGGCGATCCTGGCGAACATCCAGTTCGCCGGGGACGGCCTCGCCGCGGATGACGAACGGTGCGCATACCTCAAAGACGCGGAGGCTGCCCTCTTCAGGGCGCGTGACCTGACGGCGCAACTCCTCACCTTCGCCCGCGGCGGTGCGCCGGTGCGGGAGGCCCGTCACCTCACCGCGATGATCACGGAGACCACGGCCTTCACCCTGCGGGGATCGGCGGTGCGGCCTGTCTTCGAGATAGAAGACGGTCTCTGGCCAGTGGACGTGGATATCGGGCAGATCTCCCAGGTGATCGGGAACCTCGTCCTGAATGCCACACAGGAGATGCCGGATGGGGGCACGGTTACGATCCGGGCGAAAAACACGGAGATAACCGACGCCCGCCCCTCTCTCAGGCCCGGCAGGTATGTCAGGATCGAGGTGGCCGACACCGGGGAGGGGATCGACCCTGCACACCTGGGACAGATCTTCGACCCCTATTTCACGACGAAGGTACACGGTCGGGGCCTCGGCCTCCCGAGTTCTCTCTCTATCGTCCGCAGGCACGAGGGCACCATCGACGTCTCCTCGACGCCCGGCGAGGGGGCGACCTTCACGGTCTACCTCCCGGCGAGCGAGAGCGCGCCGCGCGAGGAGAGGAAGGAGGCGTCTCAGGCGCGTGAAAACGGTGGGCCCCGGAGGAGGGTGCTGATCATGGACGACGAGGAGGGGATCAGGGAGGTGATGGCCCTGATGCTCGCGCGGAAGGGCTTTGTCGTCGAGACCGCGGCCGACGGCGCCGCGGCGTTCGAGCGCTACGAAGAGGCGCGGACACGGGGGGAACCTTTCGACGCCGTTGTCCTGGACCTGACAGTCCCCGGCGGGATGGGGGGGAAGGAGACGGTCGAGCGCCTGCTCGCTATCGATCCCGGTGTGAAGGCGATCGCGTCGAGCGGATACTCGGACGACCCGGTGATGGCGTCGTACTCAGAATACGGTTTTGCCGCCGCTCTCCCCAAGCCCTTCAGGGTGGACGACCTTGTCGCCGTCCTCGATGAGATCGTCGACACGTGGGAGTGA
- a CDS encoding acyltransferase family protein, with protein METSRRHANNFDFLRLSAALVIIVSHAYALQIGYGAIPGNSPAVLVGQAALASLFVTSGYLIPQSWMAQPDVKRFFWKRSLRVFPALVPALIFTFLLIGPVATTLPLTDYVMTLLSPFTLASFGSVWNGSALGLFQSNPVTFVNASLWTIPVEFVMYILVALLGVAGLLRRKDVLLALIAIDFAIWMVVSGDPGLAKVRFTLYFLIGAYLAVHHPDHRYDPRTAAVLAVVLVAASQTPYVLFLAFVAVPYIVLAVAHLGVPAMNRFGNRGDFSYGIYIYAYPIQQMIVLYLGTSMPLWLFSGLSVLLTFPLAYASWHLVEKKALALKQIGFGEGTSPFTTGQNP; from the coding sequence GTGGAGACCTCCCGCCGGCATGCAAACAACTTCGACTTTCTCCGTCTCTCCGCGGCCCTGGTCATCATCGTCTCCCATGCCTATGCCCTCCAGATCGGATATGGGGCGATACCGGGCAACTCCCCGGCGGTGCTGGTGGGGCAGGCCGCCCTCGCGAGTCTTTTCGTGACCAGCGGGTATCTTATCCCGCAGAGCTGGATGGCACAGCCCGACGTGAAGCGGTTCTTCTGGAAGAGGTCCCTCCGGGTCTTTCCCGCGCTGGTACCGGCCCTGATCTTCACGTTTCTTCTCATCGGTCCGGTCGCAACGACCCTCCCTCTCACCGACTATGTCATGACGCTCCTCTCCCCTTTCACTCTCGCGTCTTTCGGTTCGGTCTGGAACGGATCGGCCCTCGGGCTCTTCCAGTCAAACCCTGTCACCTTCGTAAACGCATCCCTCTGGACGATCCCGGTGGAGTTCGTGATGTACATCCTCGTCGCACTCCTCGGTGTCGCCGGCCTCCTGCGGCGAAAAGATGTCCTTCTTGCCCTGATAGCCATCGACTTTGCGATCTGGATGGTGGTGTCCGGGGACCCCGGCCTTGCGAAGGTGCGGTTCACTCTCTACTTCCTCATCGGTGCTTACCTCGCTGTCCACCATCCTGACCATCGTTACGACCCCAGAACCGCCGCCGTCCTCGCTGTCGTCCTTGTCGCGGCATCGCAGACGCCCTACGTTCTTTTTCTTGCCTTCGTCGCCGTACCGTACATCGTCCTCGCTGTCGCTCATCTGGGTGTTCCGGCCATGAACCGTTTCGGGAATCGCGGCGACTTCAGTTACGGCATCTATATCTATGCCTACCCGATCCAGCAGATGATCGTCCTCTATCTCGGGACGTCAATGCCTCTCTGGCTCTTCTCGGGCCTCTCGGTCCTGCTGACCTTCCCCCTGGCCTACGCGTCCTGGCACCTCGTCGAGAAGAAGGCGCTGGCCTTAAAACAGATAGGGTTCGGGGAGGGAACTTCCCCCTTCACGACCGGGCAGAACCCCTGA